A segment of the Bacillus licheniformis DSM 13 = ATCC 14580 genome:
TAACTGTGGAGATTCTGTTGTTTCTGTCTGTTGCGCTTAAAAGCTGGACGGTGGAAGTGAAATTGTTCACTTTTGTGCTTTTGATTTTTCCGATCAAGTTGCCGTTTTCATCTGTTACCGCCATATCCTTCTCAACGCCGTGCTTTGAACCTTTGTTGATCGTAATCAGGTTCCACCACTCATACTTATCGGGATTTCTGGCGATAACGGTCGCCAGAATCGGCGTGTAGTCTTTAATTGATTTCAGATGGCCGAGCTCTTTTCTTAAAGACTTATTTTCATTTTCAAGCTCCTGCAGCTTTGCCTCGTATTGTGTCTGGCCGTCGAGCTTTTTCCGCAGGCGCTCATTTTCGCTGTACGTATTTTTTAAGTCTTCGATATTTTCAAAGAAGCCCGCAAAAAATTGAGCGGGCGTATGAAAAATCGTCTGGAATACACCAGTTGTATCGCCAATAAATTTTTCGGGCCAAGTTGCATTCCGGTCATTCTTTAACGAAAATCCAATCATTGCCACTAAAATGATGATACAAAGGAGTAAAAGCATCAACCGTTTATTTGTAAAAAACTGCGGCATGATTATACACCTCTTCTATTCCCTGTGTCCTTAATTTTTGCCTTTAAATAGATGAATTTGCTCGAGAGCTTTGCCTGTTCCGATCGCTACACAGTCAAGAGGGTCTTCCGCAATTAAAACCGGCATTTTCGTTTCTTCGCTGATGACTTTGTCCAGGTGGCGCAGCAGTGCGCCGCCTCCCGTAAGGACGATTCCGCGGTCCATAATATCAGCCGCGAGTTCAGGCGGAGTTTTTTCAAGCGTATTTTTTACGGCATCGACAATGGCGGTCACAGTGTCGCGAAGAGCCGCTGTAATTTCTTTTTCAGTGATTTCAATCGTTTTCGGCAGGCCTGTTAAAAGATCGCGGCCGCGGATCTCCATGCTTTCTCCGTTTTCAGAAGCTTCGGCAGAACCGATTTCAAGTTT
Coding sequences within it:
- the mreC gene encoding rod shape-determining protein MreC, which codes for MPQFFTNKRLMLLLLCIIILVAMIGFSLKNDRNATWPEKFIGDTTGVFQTIFHTPAQFFAGFFENIEDLKNTYSENERLRKKLDGQTQYEAKLQELENENKSLRKELGHLKSIKDYTPILATVIARNPDKYEWWNLITINKGSKHGVEKDMAVTDENGNLIGKIKSTKVNNFTSTVQLLSATDRNNRISTVIAADKGKKTVNGIINGYDSDKKALSMEIIEPDEDREVKKGDLVETSGAGGVFPKGLTIGKVTEVEPDSYGLTKIAYVEPAADMYNLDNVIVVDRTLDTVDVDKMDDEEEGS